A region from the Lolium perenne isolate Kyuss_39 chromosome 4, Kyuss_2.0, whole genome shotgun sequence genome encodes:
- the LOC127294141 gene encoding F-box/FBD/LRR-repeat protein At5g56420: protein MAIRPHRGVLPQVNRYACLMVPTCAARQLFDRTPPRTKDEATWTPSGPDGISALPDDVIHHVLGFLPAHDALQTSALARRWRNHWKWMHSLRFAAVSGSVSVVVLKRLVDRLLLDIRAPLDECVIDIQGLLELTEEVGRLIRHAVSEFHVRVLKVSLERQVVSGHPLVSGNLVRLELHHVTVEGTILDFSSCTALEDVVMTRAHIHATKISSPSLKRLRMKKCYLFPSVYSATCISAPSLVLMELDDLSVTTPLLERMPMLETAFVRLGHSWTFRCELRPTWLCCGVCAGCIKFYLMELGSLSSARHLELTAPSVKFTVLRCPTFSKLTTLLLNEWCLAADFGALSCILQHSPILEKLTLLLNQAQQETYNTMEQLPTISKCLKVVEIKCTKLDDRLYDFFKILKIFLGREHLRYNLTSGQTEIPLKV, encoded by the exons ATGGCTATCCGCCCCCACCGTGGGGTGCTGCCACAAG TTAACCGCTACGCGTGTCTCATGGTTCCAACCTGCGCCGCCCGCCAATTGTTCGATAGAACGCCTCCGCGGACCAAGGACGAAGCCACATGGACGCCGAGCGGCCCTGACGGCATCAGCGCCCTCCCGGACGACGTCATTCACCATGTGCTTGGGTTTCTGCCGGCGCACGACGCCCTGCAGACGAGCGCGCTCGCCCGGCGCTGGCGCAACCACTGGAAGTGGATGCATAGCCTCCGTTTCGCCGCGGTTTCCGGGTCGGTGTCTGTCGTTGTGCTCAAGAGATTAGTGGATCGCCTGTTGCTGGATATCCGTGCGCCTCTTGACGAGTGCGTCATCGACATCCAAGGACTCCTTGAGCTCACAGAAGAAGTTGGCCGCCTGATCCGGCATGCCGTGTCCGAGTTCCATGTTCGAGTTCTTAAGGTCAGTCTCGAACGCCAAGTAGTATCGGGGCACCCTCTCGTCTCTGGAAACTTGGTGAGGCTAGAGCTCCATCATGTCACGGTGGAAGGCACGATTCTTGACTTTTCTAGCTGCACGGCGTTGGAGGATGTAGTCATGACTCGCGCTCACATTCACGCCACCAAGATCTCGTCCCCGTCCTTGAAGCGTCTGAGGATGAAGAAGTGCTATTTATTTCCGTCGGTTTATTCCGCAACTTGTATTTCTGCCCCGAGCCTCGTTTTAATGGAGCTGGATGATCTCTCTGTTACAACACCCTTGCTTGAGCGCATGCCAATGCTAGAAACTGCATTTGTTAGGCTTGGCCACAGCTGGACTTTTCGTTGTGAACTGCGTCCTACCTGGCTTTGTTGTGGTGTATGTGCGGGTTGTATAAAATTCTACTTGATGGAGCTTGGAAGTTTATCAAGTGCTAGGCATCTGGAGTTAACGGCTCCCAGCGTAAAG TTTACTGTTTTGAGATGCCCTACATTTAGCAAGTTAACCACTCTGTTGCTAAATGAGTGGTGTCTGGCAGCTGACTTCGGTGCATTAAGTTGCATCCTCCAACACTCTCCAATTCTAGAGAAGCTCACTCTTCTACTAAATCAG GCACAACAAGAAACTTACAATACAATGGAGCAACTGCCTACAATATCCAAATGCCTTAAAGTAGTTGAAATCAAATGTACGAAGCTTGATGACAGGCTCTATGATTTTTTCAAGATCCTGAAGATATTTCTTGGGCGGGAACACTTGAGATACAACTTAACATCAGGACAAACTGAGATACC GCTCAAGGTTTAA